A single Pygocentrus nattereri isolate fPygNat1 chromosome 28, fPygNat1.pri, whole genome shotgun sequence DNA region contains:
- the elovl8b gene encoding ELOVL fatty acid elongase 8b — MASAWQRIESLHHWILDNGDKRTDPWLLVYSPVPVLCIFLCYLGVIWIGPKLMKNREPVDLRLILIVYNFAMVCLSVYMFHEFLVTSWLSNYSYLCQPVDYSTSPLALRMASVCWWFFFSKVIELSDTVFFILRKKNNQLTFLHVYHHGTMIFNWWAGVKYVAGGQSFFIGLLNTFVHIVMYSYYGLAALGPHVQKYLWWKRYLTSLQLLQFVLLTTHTGYNLFTECDFPDSMNAVVFAYCVSLILLFSNFYYQSYIRRKSKRS, encoded by the exons ATGGCTTCAGCTTGGCAGAGAATTGAGTCCCTGCACCACTGGATTCTGGACAATGGAG ATAAGCGGACTGACCCCTGGCTCCTCGTGTACTCCCCTGTACCTGTACTTTGTATTTTTCTCTGCTATCTTGGTGTCATTTGGATCGGCCCTAAACTCATGAAGAACAGGGAACCGGTGGACCTCAGACTCATCCTGATAGTTTATAACTTTGCCATGGTTTGCTTATCTGTCTACATGTTCCATGAG TTTTTAGTGACATCCTGGCTGTCAAACTACAGCTACCTCTGTCAGCCCGTTGACTACAGCACCAGCCCGCTGGCTTTGAGG atGGCCAGTGTGTGCTGGTGGTTCTTCTTCTCCAAGGTCATCGAGCTCAGTGACACA GTCTTTTTCATTTTGCGGAAAAAGAACAACCAGCTGACCTTCCTGCACGTGTACCACCACGGCACTATGATCTTCAACTGGTGGGCTGGAGTCAAATACGTAGCGGGGGGCCAGT CGTTCTTCATCGGCCTGCTGAACACCTTCGTTCACATCGTGATGTATTCGTATTATGGGCTGGCGGCCCTGGGGCCTCATGTGCAGAAGTATCTGTGGTGGAAGCGCTACCTCACCTCCCTGCAGCTG CTTCAGTTCGTCCTCCTGACCACGCACACCGGCTACAACCTGTTCACAGAGTGCGACTTCCCCGACTCCATGAACGCGGTGGTGTTTGCCTACTGCGTCAGCCTCATCCTGCTCTTCAGCAACTTCTACTACCAGAGCTACATCCGCAGGAAGAGCAAGCGCTCCTAA
- the dmap1 gene encoding DNA methyltransferase 1-associated protein 1 yields MTTGADVRDILELAGGDNDAGPISKKDIINSDKKKAKKSTETLTFKRPEGMHREVYALLYSDKKDAPPLLPSDTTQGYRTVKAKLGCKKVRPWKWMPFTNPARKDGAIFHHWRRAVEEGKDYPFARFNKTVQVPVYSEQEYQMYLHDDGWTKAETDHLFDLCKRFDLRFIVIHDRYDHQQYRKRSVEDLKERYYNICGKLTKVRAVSGTEPKIYIFDAGHERRRKEQLERLFSRTPEQVAEEEYLIQELRKIETRKKEREKKAQDLQKLITAADSTTEMRRAERKATKKKLPQKRETEKPAVPETAGIKFPDFKSAGVSLRSQRMKLPSSVGQKKIKAIEQILTEQGVDLNPMPTEEIVQMFNELRSDLVLVYELKQAHSNCEYEQQMLRHRYDALLKAGGAVTPQSESGGVPDSQAWPGPDDIKTEAKEQIIDVVGAPLTPNSRKRRESASSSSSIKKMKKP; encoded by the exons ATGACTACCGGTGCTGACGTGAGAGACATTCTGGAGTTGGCAGGAGGAGACAATGATGCAGGACCCATCAGCAAGAAAGATATCATCAACTCAGACAAG AAAAAGGCCAAGAAATCCACAGAGACGCTGACCTTCAAGAGGCCAGAGGGGATGCACAGAGAAGTCTATGCTTTGCTGTACTCCGACAAAAA gGACGCTCCCCCACTGTTGCCCAGTGACACCACCCAGGGTTACCGGACGGTGAAGGCGAAGCTGGGCTGTAAGAAGGTCAGGCCATGGAAGTGGATGCCTTTCACCAACCCGGCCAGGAAAGATGGAGCCATCTTCCATCACTGGAGACGAGCAGTGGAAGAGGGGAAGGACTACCCTTTCGCCCGCTTCAACAAG ACTGTCCAGGTGCCTGTTTACTCTGAACAGGAGTATCAGATGTATCTCCATGATGATGGCTGGACTAAAGCGGAGACGGATCACCTGTTTGACTTGTGCAAGCGATTTGACCTGCGATTCATCGTTATCCACGACCGCTATGACCACCAGCAGTACAGA AAACGTTCTGTGGAGGACCTGAAGGAACGTTATTATAATATCTGTGGGAAGCTGACGAAGGTTCGTGCCGTTTCCGGCACAGAGCCCAAAATCTACATCTTCGACGCAGGTCATGAGAGACGCAGGAAAGAACAGCTGGAGAGACTCTTTAGCCGTACACCTGAACAG GTGGCAGAGGAGGAGTACCTGATCCAGGAGCTGAGGAAGATCGAGACGCGCAAGAAGGAGCGGGAGAAGAAGGCGCAGGATCTGCAGAAGCTGATCACGGCGGCCGACAGCACCACAGAAATGCGCAGAGCCGAGCGCAAGGCTACCAAAAAGAAACTTCcgcagaaaagagagacagagaaaccg GCTGTACCTGAAACTGCAGGAATCAAATTCCCTGACTTCAAGTCAGCAGGAGTCTCATTGCGAAGCCAGAGG ATGAAGTTACCGAGCTCTGTAGGACAGAAGAAGATAAAGGCAATTGAGCAGATCCTCACTGAGCAAGGAGTGG ATTTGAATCCCATGCCCACTGAGGAGATTGTGCAGATGTTCAACGAGCTCCGCAGCGACCTGGTCCTCGTCTACGAGCTCAAACAGGCCCACAGTAACTGTGAGTATGAACAGCAGATGCTGCGGCACCGCTACGACGCTCTGCTGAAGGCAGGGGGTGCTGTGACACCCCAGAGTGAGAGTGGCGGGGTCCCCGACAGCCAAGCTTGGCCTGGACCTGATGACATCAAAACAGAAGCCAAGGAGCAGATTATCGATGTGGTGGGAGCGCCACTCACGCCCAACTCG CGCAAACGGCGAGAGTCTGcctccagctcctcctccaTCAAGAAGATGAAGAAACCTTGA